The Oreochromis niloticus isolate F11D_XX unplaced genomic scaffold, O_niloticus_UMD_NMBU tig00000744_pilon, whole genome shotgun sequence genome has a segment encoding these proteins:
- the LOC109199741 gene encoding E3 ubiquitin-protein ligase TRIM21-like has protein sequence MSAANNLRSENQFLCSICLDVFTDPVTTPCGHNFCKTCISQHWDMNVISQCPLCKETFSTRPQLRVNTFISEMVAQFRREAQQKASSSSSEQQAAKPGEVPCDVCTGTRLKALKSCLVCQTSYCQTHLEPHLTVKGLKRHQLTDAVENLEGRMCTKHDKPLELFCKTDQTCVCTLCSVLDHKNHEFVPLREEYEGKKAELEKTEAEIQQMIQKRQLKIQEITESVKMSKDAADRQKAEGVQVFTALMESVERRLKELMKEIEDKQEATEKQAEGLIKDLEQEISELMERSSEVEQLSRSEDHLHLLQSFSSLKAAPPSKDWTEVRVCPPSYEGTVVRAVETLEETIWKDMNELFKAELKRVQQYEVDVTLDPDTAHPYLILSDDGKQVKYGDVKKKLPDNPERFSPCPNVLGKQSFSSGRFYFEVQVKGKTKWDLGVARESINRKGNITLSPQDGFWIVRLRYGNKYSACASPPVRLCLHPGPEKVGVFVDYEEGLVSFYDVGAAALIYSFTGCSFTHKLHPYVCPSNNDGGKNSAPLIICPVNQTESIND, from the coding sequence ATGTCTGCTGCCAACAATCTGAGATCTGAAAATCAGTTTCTGTGCTCCATCTGTCTGGATGTGTTCACTGATCCAGTCACTACACCATGTGGACACAacttctgcaaaacctgcaTCAGTCAGCACTGGGACATGAATGTCATCTCTCAGTGTCCCTTGTGTAAAGAGACTTTCTCCACTAGACCTCAGCTGAGGGTCAACACCTTCATCTCTGAGATGGTTGCTCAGTTCAGACGTGAagctcagcagaaagccagcagcagcagctcagagcaACAAGCTGCCAAACCAGGAGAAGTTCCCTGTGACGTCTGCACTGGAACCAGACTGAAGGCCCTGAAGTCCTGCCTGGTGTGTCAGACCTCCTACTGTCAGACTCACCTGGAGCCTCATCTGACAGTGAAAGGCCTGAAAAGACATCAGCTGACTGATGCTGTGGAGAACCTGGAAGGCAGGATGTGTACGAAGCACGATAAACCTCTGGAGCTGTTCTGTAAGACCGACCAGACATGTGTCTGCACGCTCTGCTCTGTTTTAGACCACAAGAACCATGAGTTTGTTCCTCTGAGAGAAGAATATGAAGGAAAGAAGGCAGAGCTGGAGAAGACAGAGGCTGAGATTCAGCAGATGATCCAGAAGAGACAACTGAAGATTCAGGAGATCACAGAGTCAGTGAAGATGAGTAAAgatgctgcagacagacagaaagcagaagGTGTTCAGGTCTTCACTGCTCTGATGGAGTCTGTTGAGAGACGCCTGAAGGAGCTCATGAAGGAGATCGAAGACAAACAGGAAGCTACAGAGAAACAGGCTGAAGGTCTCATCAAAGATCTGGAACAGGAAATCTCTGAGCTGATGGAGAGAAGCTCTGaggtggagcagctctcacGTTCTGaagaccacctccacctcctccaaagcTTCTCCTCCCTGAAAGCTGCTCCACCCAGCAAGGACTGGACAGAGGTCAGAGTCTGTCCACCATCATATGAGGGGACTGTGGTGAGAGCTGTGGAGACACTGGAGGAGACAATCTGGAAAGATATGAATGAGCTGTTTAAGGCTGAGCTGAAGAGGGTCCAGCAGTATGAGGTGGATGTGACACTGGATCCTGATACAGCTCATCCTTATCTCATCCTGTCTGATGATGGAAAACAAGTGAAGTATGGTGATGTAAAGAAGAAACTTCCAGACAATCCAGAGAGATTTTCTCCATGTCCTAATGTTTTAGGAAAGCAGAGTTTCTCTTCAGGCAGATTTTACTTTGAGGTTCAGGTTAAAGGAAAGACTAAATGGGATTTAGGAGTGGCCAGAGAGTCGATCAACAGGAAGGGAAACATCACATTGAGTCCTCAAGATGGTTTCTGGATTGTGAGGTTGAGATATGGAAATAAGTACAGTGCTTGTGCTTCCCCTCCAGTCCGTCTCTGTCTTCATCCTGGTCCTGAGAAGGTGGGGGTGTTTGTGGATTATGAGGAAGGTCTGGTCTCCTTTTATGATGTaggtgctgcagctctgatctaCTCCTTTACTGGCTGCTCCTTCACTCACAAACTCCACCCATACGTTTGTCCCAGTAACAATGATGGAGGCAAAAACTCTGCACCTCTGATCATCTGTCCTGTCAATCAAACTGAGTCGATCAACGACTGA